One part of the Corynebacterium sp. CNCTC7651 genome encodes these proteins:
- a CDS encoding Trm112 family protein, with translation MSLDPRLLEILVCPQDKGPLRYDEGEQLLINERLGVAYRIDDGIPVLLIDEAQPHPAATK, from the coding sequence ATGAGCCTTGATCCCAGGTTGCTGGAAATCCTCGTCTGCCCGCAGGACAAGGGCCCGCTGCGTTACGACGAAGGGGAGCAGCTCCTCATCAACGAGCGGCTCGGGGTTGCCTACCGCATCGACGATGGCATCCCCGTCCTGCTTATCGACGAAGCACAGCCCCACCCCGCAGCTACCAAGTAG
- the tyrS gene encoding tyrosine--tRNA ligase — translation MTSPANIVDELEWRGLINQSTDLEALREATENPITLYCGFDPTGPSLHAGHLVPLLMLRRFQMAGHRPIVLAGGATGMIGDPRDVGERTLNSEDTVGEWAKRISGQLSRFVSFEGDNAALLVNNYDWTKNLSAIGLLRDIGKHFSLSTMLGRETVKRRLESDGISYTEFSYMLLQANDFVQLRRNHDCILQIGGGDQWGNLIAGVDLNRRMDGASVHAVTVPLVTDSEGKKFGKSTGGGSLWLDPEMTSPYSWYQYFLNTADADVIRYLRWFTFLDQAELEQLEEEVAERPFKREAQRRLAQEMTDLVHGREAREAAELAAQALFGKADLADLDEGTLAAAVSETGVLETSSEEAQGIVDLLVGSGLVDSKGAARRAIKEGGIYVNNERVESEEWVPAEEDFYHGAWLVLRRGKKNFAGVKRV, via the coding sequence ATGACTTCCCCCGCCAATATTGTCGACGAACTCGAATGGCGCGGCCTGATCAACCAATCGACCGACCTCGAAGCGCTGCGCGAGGCGACCGAAAACCCAATCACGCTGTACTGCGGCTTTGACCCGACCGGGCCGTCGCTCCACGCAGGCCACCTTGTTCCGCTGCTCATGCTGCGCCGCTTCCAAATGGCCGGCCACCGCCCGATCGTGCTGGCCGGTGGCGCGACCGGCATGATCGGCGACCCGCGTGACGTTGGCGAGCGCACCCTGAACTCGGAGGACACTGTCGGAGAATGGGCGAAGCGTATCTCAGGTCAGCTTTCCCGCTTCGTCTCCTTCGAAGGTGACAACGCCGCGCTGCTGGTGAATAACTACGACTGGACCAAGAACCTTTCCGCCATCGGCCTGTTGCGCGACATTGGCAAGCACTTCTCGCTGTCTACAATGCTCGGGCGCGAGACGGTGAAGCGCCGCCTGGAATCCGACGGCATCTCCTACACCGAGTTCTCCTACATGCTCTTGCAGGCGAATGACTTTGTGCAGCTGCGACGCAACCACGACTGCATTCTGCAGATCGGCGGCGGCGACCAGTGGGGCAACCTGATCGCCGGCGTAGACCTGAACCGCCGCATGGATGGCGCATCCGTCCACGCCGTAACGGTGCCTTTGGTGACGGATTCTGAAGGCAAGAAGTTCGGCAAGTCCACCGGCGGCGGCTCCCTGTGGCTGGATCCCGAGATGACCAGCCCGTACAGCTGGTACCAGTACTTCCTGAATACCGCAGACGCAGACGTCATCCGTTACCTGCGCTGGTTCACGTTCCTTGACCAGGCAGAGCTGGAGCAGCTCGAGGAGGAGGTGGCGGAGCGCCCGTTCAAGCGCGAGGCGCAGCGCCGCTTGGCTCAAGAGATGACCGACTTGGTTCACGGCCGGGAGGCACGCGAGGCTGCGGAACTTGCGGCGCAGGCGCTGTTTGGCAAGGCGGATCTTGCGGACTTGGACGAAGGCACCCTCGCCGCCGCCGTATCTGAGACCGGGGTACTCGAGACATCGAGCGAGGAAGCCCAGGGCATTGTGGACCTTCTTGTTGGCTCCGGCCTGGTGGATTCCAAGGGTGCTGCACGCCGCGCGATCAAGGAGGGCGGCATCTACGTTAACAATGAGCGCGTTGAGTCTGAGGAGTGGGTCCCCGCAGAGGAGGACTTCTACCACGGGGCTTGGCTTGTGCTGCGCCGAGGCAAGAAGAACTTCGCGGGCGTTAAGCGCGTTTAA
- a CDS encoding tetratricopeptide repeat protein, producing the protein MSEVDNRYEDAPTEDQGNKPDRRETRRSENPGERGRERYERRDGDRDRGRGRYDDRGRGSRDDRGGDRRSDGGRGGYRGGRDDRDARGGSRAGRRDDNRGRNDRRDNRGGDRSRGGNKPYGDRNRRDDNRVRHDRSNPRREGFREDRMAQRLSEPDLHDDIDITLLDPSVLQDLRVLSKDNADRVAKHLVMAAELLEDDPQLALRHARAAKNRAGRVGVVRETNGVVAYHAGEWREALSELRAARRMTGGPGLLAVMADAERGLGRPEKALELGRTPEARQLDEEGRIELAIVMAGARHDLGQHESALATLDRLNPSLDSEGYSQARLSYAYADALLSVGRKDEASTWFEHAADLDIDELTDARERLEELD; encoded by the coding sequence ATGTCTGAAGTCGATAACCGATACGAGGATGCCCCAACGGAGGATCAGGGTAACAAGCCTGATCGTCGTGAGACGCGGCGCTCCGAGAACCCTGGTGAGCGGGGGCGCGAACGGTACGAGCGTCGGGACGGAGACCGCGATCGGGGCCGTGGTCGGTACGACGACCGTGGACGTGGTAGTCGGGATGACCGTGGCGGTGACCGCCGCAGTGACGGCGGCCGCGGTGGGTACCGCGGCGGCAGAGATGACCGTGACGCCCGTGGCGGCTCCCGTGCTGGTCGGCGAGACGATAACCGCGGTAGAAATGACCGCAGAGACAACCGGGGCGGCGACCGCAGCCGCGGCGGCAACAAGCCGTATGGCGATCGCAACCGGCGAGACGACAACCGCGTGCGCCACGATCGTTCGAACCCGCGCCGCGAAGGATTCCGCGAGGACCGTATGGCGCAGCGCCTCTCAGAGCCGGATCTGCACGACGATATCGACATCACGTTGCTGGACCCGTCGGTGCTGCAAGATCTCCGCGTCCTTTCCAAGGACAACGCGGACCGTGTAGCAAAGCACCTCGTGATGGCGGCGGAACTTCTGGAGGATGACCCGCAGCTGGCACTCCGCCACGCGCGTGCCGCGAAGAACCGCGCGGGCCGCGTCGGTGTGGTGCGCGAGACCAATGGCGTGGTCGCTTACCACGCCGGGGAGTGGCGTGAAGCGCTCTCTGAGCTGCGTGCCGCCCGCCGCATGACTGGCGGCCCTGGCTTGCTCGCCGTGATGGCAGACGCAGAACGTGGTCTTGGCCGCCCGGAGAAAGCACTAGAGCTCGGCCGTACGCCGGAGGCGCGCCAGCTGGATGAGGAAGGCCGCATCGAGCTCGCCATCGTGATGGCTGGTGCGCGCCATGACCTTGGCCAGCACGAATCTGCGTTGGCAACGCTTGATCGCCTCAACCCGTCGCTAGATTCGGAAGGATACAGTCAAGCCCGTTTGTCCTACGCATACGCAGATGCGCTGCTCTCCGTAGGGCGTAAGGACGAAGCCAGCACCTGGTTCGAGCACGCGGCTGACTTGGACATCGATGAGCTGACGGATGCCCGAGAGCGTCTGGAAGAGCTGGACTAG
- a CDS encoding HAD-IIA family hydrolase, which produces MPLITKHDALLLDLDGTVWAGGTAIPHAVEAINAAGVPAMYITNNASRSAESVAEMLRAIGLHTQPEEVLTSAHAAVRLAEQHLEPGDNVFVLGAQSFRDLVTAAGYNVVDSADDAPKVVLHGLNPDTGWRDLSEAALAIQRGAAYLASNLDTSLPSERGFLVGNGSMVAAITSATGVAPQSAGKPEPAMFLQAAQTAGSKRPLAVGDRLDTDIAGAVGAGIPALHVATGVSGPLALLEAPKSMRPTYVAEDMRALHADPEELKPGRQGGFGARIDGKDIILSHGNEGATSMQALRTVLEVAWLMPEPPELVRPNSDAAEAATDGWW; this is translated from the coding sequence ATGCCGCTAATCACCAAGCATGACGCCCTGCTTCTAGACCTTGACGGCACAGTGTGGGCCGGCGGAACCGCTATCCCACATGCCGTGGAGGCCATCAACGCAGCCGGCGTGCCGGCGATGTACATCACCAACAACGCTTCCCGCAGCGCGGAGAGTGTTGCGGAGATGCTGCGCGCGATCGGTCTGCACACGCAGCCGGAGGAAGTACTAACGTCCGCGCACGCCGCGGTGCGGCTTGCGGAGCAGCACCTGGAACCTGGGGATAACGTATTCGTTCTCGGCGCGCAGTCCTTCCGCGACTTGGTTACTGCAGCCGGGTACAACGTTGTGGATAGCGCGGATGATGCTCCGAAGGTTGTCCTCCACGGTCTGAACCCCGACACCGGCTGGCGCGACCTCTCCGAAGCAGCGCTTGCCATCCAGCGCGGCGCGGCTTATCTCGCATCGAATCTGGATACGTCCCTGCCCAGCGAGCGCGGTTTCCTGGTTGGAAACGGCTCGATGGTAGCGGCGATCACGTCCGCTACAGGTGTTGCACCCCAGTCGGCCGGTAAGCCGGAGCCCGCGATGTTCCTGCAGGCCGCACAAACTGCTGGTTCGAAGCGACCTCTCGCAGTGGGGGACCGCCTCGATACCGATATCGCGGGCGCTGTGGGCGCTGGCATCCCGGCCCTCCACGTGGCTACTGGCGTCTCTGGGCCGCTCGCATTGCTTGAGGCGCCGAAATCCATGCGCCCGACCTACGTTGCAGAGGATATGCGGGCTCTCCACGCCGATCCGGAGGAGCTGAAGCCGGGCCGCCAGGGCGGGTTCGGTGCCCGCATAGACGGCAAAGACATCATTCTCAGCCACGGCAACGAGGGCGCTACCAGCATGCAAGCGCTGCGCACGGTGCTGGAGGTTGCGTGGCTCATGCCGGAGCCCCCGGAGCTGGTCCGCCCGAATTCGGACGCGGCGGAGGCTGCGACCGACGGCTGGTGGTAA